One region of Niallia sp. Man26 genomic DNA includes:
- the sspI gene encoding small acid-soluble spore protein SspI — MNLNLRNAIIHNVSGNTQDELKATIVDAIQNGEEKMLPGLGVLFEVIWKNSSEDEKTEMLQSLESGLK; from the coding sequence ATGAATTTAAATTTACGTAATGCGATTATCCATAATGTCTCTGGCAATACACAAGACGAGCTGAAGGCGACGATTGTAGATGCTATCCAAAATGGCGAAGAGAAAATGCTTCCTGGTCTCGGGGTCTTATTCGAAGTAATCTGGAAAAATTCTTCTGAGGATGAAAAGACAGAGATGCTGCAATCTTTAGAATCAGGATTGAAATAA
- a CDS encoding RNA methyltransferase produces the protein MKHILSAKNPQIKEWKKCLTKKERDKTGTFLVEGFHLVEEALKANAIKHLIISEEIEMPKWDYGDVPVTIVTKEIILQLTDTETPQGIVALCTQYADEQVLSTGKSFIALDEIQDPGNLGTIIRTADAAGIDAVIVGDGTVDIYNPKVVRSAQGSHFHLPIIKQNLPQFIAELKEKEIPVYGTSLENGVNYREVTPESSYCLIVGNEGNGVSKEVLAATDKNLYIPIHGKSESLNVAVAAGILIYHFA, from the coding sequence TTGAAACATATATTATCTGCCAAAAACCCTCAAATAAAAGAGTGGAAAAAATGCCTGACAAAAAAAGAAAGGGACAAAACAGGCACCTTTCTTGTAGAAGGCTTTCATTTAGTAGAGGAAGCGCTAAAAGCAAATGCAATTAAGCACTTGATTATTTCTGAGGAAATAGAAATGCCAAAATGGGATTACGGTGATGTTCCTGTAACCATTGTAACGAAGGAAATTATTCTGCAATTAACAGATACTGAGACCCCGCAAGGAATTGTGGCTTTATGCACCCAGTATGCTGATGAACAAGTGCTTTCCACAGGAAAATCCTTTATTGCTCTTGATGAGATTCAGGATCCAGGTAACCTTGGAACAATCATCCGCACAGCCGATGCTGCCGGAATTGATGCCGTAATAGTCGGCGACGGCACTGTTGACATATATAATCCGAAAGTTGTTCGCTCAGCGCAAGGCAGTCATTTTCATCTGCCTATTATTAAGCAGAACTTGCCGCAATTTATTGCAGAATTAAAGGAAAAAGAAATACCTGTTTATGGTACAAGCTTGGAAAACGGCGTCAATTATCGAGAAGTAACACCTGAATCCTCCTATTGTTTAATTGTCGGCAATGAAGGAAACGGAGTAAGCAAAGAAGTGCTTGCTGCAACGGATAAAAATCTGTATATTCCGATACACGGGAAAAGTGAATCCTTAAATGTAGCAGTTGCTGCAGGCATTTTAATCTATCATTTCGCCTAA